Part of the Trichoderma asperellum chromosome 1, complete sequence genome is shown below.
TGCATCGATAGCTATTCCACATAGATGCTATATAGAGATCTGGATATATGTCGTACTGTAGCATATAATCCTTAACCTGACCATTGGCTGACGGCAAGGAGTGATAAGACTTGAAAGCCCAAGATGCCGGCAAGGTCCTCCTCCAGTCTTCAAACATCTCATCTATGGGCAGCAGTATTGCTGATAGAACTGCCGGGCAGGTAATTGATTTGTGCTTAATCTCTGCGCGGGCAAGCGCCAAGCGCCCATTGAGCTCAGAGAATCGATTCGAGGTTGGCTCAACCTCGCTGTTGGCGCATTCTGCCCAGCTAGACCACTTCTGCAGAGGATGGGGAATTGGTTCCTGTAGTTGGTGGCAAGTCATGGTCTATCAATCATCAGCTGTTAATAGGCGGTATAGCACAAGAGACCAGAAAAATGCATACAATGATCCTTCGTAATTGGACAAACAACCTTGCAGATGTTTTGCCACCGTTATAGAACTGTCCGGGGCCACGAAGGTCTATACATCTGGCGGCTGCGATAATATGATTGCTAAATGACTTCATTGAGTCCATGTCGGCAGAGGCAATGACCTGGCAATATGTCAGCGGTGCTTGGGTTCAGACGGCGTTGAAGATGGGCAAATCCCACTTCGAAAATGCTCATGAGCATGATAGCACCCAGTGTTTCATCTGACCTCATCCGATCAGGATCGCTAAGATGAGCCTGGAGTTGGCAGATTGCCGTTCCATACAAGCCATATGCTTGGGATTTCCATCCCGTAGATTTCCCAACGTTTGCCAAAGCTGCAAGTCCCGCGGCAGCCGTGATGGTCCCTAGCGGCCCTTTATCCCTTGCCTGTTGGAGTAAGTCTGGTAGATATTCATGAATCCCCCTCCTTTGTactgaagctgaagagtCAAATGTACCGGATACATATTGGTGGATGAAAAATGCTACGGCGCGATCCTGCAATGGAGGCGGCAGGTCATGGATTTGGCTGGTATCTGTCTTCTGACCTCTAGTCTTCACTGAACGCTTCCTTTGTGAATTTCTCACAACAATATCTGTCTGGTTCCGAAAGATGAATTCGGCGTGAGACGGAACTCCCGGACAAGTCCATTTGGCCTTCTGGCATTGGGAACACGTTGGGTGCCTCAAGTCACACTATAAGGTATATTAGATGCTTAACTACAGAGCCGCCAAGCGGCGTGTATTAGCCACGACAAACCTTGATCTTTCTCAGCTTGCAGATATCGCAGCCTCTGCTTGGGCCGTGTTTAGCCATATTAGTGGGCTACTCAACCTCGTGTTTACCGCGTGCGGCACTCAGAGACTTGGAAAGCGGACAATACTAGGGAGTGGAACACCCAAAGTGAGTGTCGGCGAGATTTCCGGGCCCGTCATTATATCCCTATTAAAATGGGCCTTTTTTTGAGTGCAGAGACCGAAATTGGCAATGCCAGGCGAGCTCCGGCCATAGCTCGCTAGATATACAGTACAGATGACTCGGAACTCAAGTTTGCGGTTGAGCTATCGCCTACTAGACTGGCGTGAATGTGGGGATATTACAGTGGAGTCTATGGCGACAGCACTCCCATGCTATCTATTTTGAACCCAACTGATTGGGTATGCCGGAATAGTTTCAGGTCTTGAACTAGCTTAGAGCGCccgcagaaaaaaagacccctTATTAATATGGCCTAATGGACATAATTGACAAGTATATTACCCAGATTAGTGCTTATATTTAGATATGACATGTTTGTTTCTTCGGTATGTATAGAAATATCATCACAATACATGGTTGTCTTGTACTACATAGCCTTAGATCATTCAATTGAAGAACGTTAATTTCTTAATTTCCTGTAAACTTCACTTGGTGAACTAAGCATTgcatattttattataaactctATGGTAGCGTCTTCACTAATACTTACGTTGACCTCGTTATAAACTATGCTAGTTacataatacttatatatcaTACTTCTATAGATACTTGATATAAAGCCCATGCTAGCTGTACCGATGATTCAATGCGTTATAGAGATGCTTGTTGGTGGTGAATTCATGGTATCCTAATTATAGcgttgagaagaaaaaaaaagaagaaaaaaagagagagaaagaacgaaagaaagaagaagatggcaatcTGGCACGTTAATGTTAGAACCCATTGTAGTGGACGCTTCCTATCGAAACTGAACTTCATTGTACGTGGTGTGGCAGTGAGAAACCTTTCCGTCACAAGATTATAATTACACTGGCCATGAAGCGCCCTTAAGCTATAACTTGGCATGCATCTATGAAACCGAATGAGTTCTCATTGTATTAGTCCTTAGGCGTTCTCGCATCCAACTTTTTTAACTTTCTGCAGGTGCTCTAGAAATTGTGAAGCTTGAAGTTAGTAAGCATTCTTCTTTACAGAGTAGGGGGCCACAGGGTGTCTTCGCTACGTCAACTGCTGcatgttgaagatgaagatattCTTAATACAAAGTTTCAGCCTTATATGCATATGCGAGTTTCCTTGTAGATTGCTACATACTCAAACTTGGCACTTCCCAGTATATTCATGACCCGTTCGTCCTACTATCTGGTATCAATTACAGGTCTAGCACAGGCATCCAACATCCGTCTATCTTCTCACCATCTCTTCTCTAGGCTAACAGCAATATATATGCTGCTGAACAGCTATGTTGAGAAAAGAATAACGAAAAACAAAGGCAGAGAGTTTTCCTACCCGCAGTTTGCATCCAGTCTTGAACAAAAACAAAGGTATAATGCATTATACAATTTGTTGATTGCAGCCCGTTCACTCACTTGCAACCTGATCCCTAAACTCAACCACCATATCAAGATCTCTCCATTTTTCCCTCTCAATGTTCTTAAACAGTAATTCAGCTACGACGCCCTGCCCAGGAACCTCCTTAATCTCATCCGTCTCAACCAAGCCGACGCTCTTCGCCATAGCTCTCATCGACGTATTATGTTTCATAGTACCCGCCTCAATAATATCCGCATCCACTTCGTTACTCAACCGCAGCAAGACCTGCATGAGCACTTTTCCCAATCCTTTCCCTTGGACTTCAGGGCTTAGTCTGATACCGATATTTGCGACACTCGGCTTCTCGTCGGGGGCGGTGATCTCAAATACCCCTCCCCAACCTACA
Proteins encoded:
- a CDS encoding uncharacterized protein (EggNog:ENOG41) codes for the protein MAPFQRDDRFFTKDWTITLPSRPEPNLRFIRLTPAETAAFIRFAEGAIIPPAPKSTEASLTEPRDPPKPIPGERMRRMYAESRTRHHGLDVYMSLEGRFVGWGGVFEITAPDEKPSVANIGIRLSPEVQGKGLGKVLMQVLLRLSNEVDADIIEAGTMKHNTSMRAMAKSVGLVETDEIKEVPGQGVVAELLFKNIEREKWRDLDMVVEFRDQVASE